In Dromaius novaehollandiae isolate bDroNov1 chromosome 4, bDroNov1.hap1, whole genome shotgun sequence, a single genomic region encodes these proteins:
- the UBE2K gene encoding ubiquitin-conjugating enzyme E2 K isoform X2 has translation MNFPGSIGRYKTSKNQIKVDLVDENFTELRGEIAGPPDTPYEGGRYQLEIKIPETYPFNPPKVRFITKIWHPNISSVTGAICLDILKDQWAAAMTLRTVLLSLQALLAAAEPDDPQDAVVANQYKQNPEMFKQTARLWAHVYAGAPVSSPEYTKKIENLCAMGFDRNAVIVALSSKSWDVETATELLLSN, from the exons ATGAATTTTCCAGGTAGCATCGGAAGATATAAG acgagcaaaaatcaaattaaagtAGATCTTGTAGATGAGAATTTTACAGAATTAAGAGGAGAAATAGCAGGACCTCCGGATACACCATATGAAG GTGGAAGATATCAACTAGAGATAAAAATTCCAGAAACATATCCATTTAATCCTCCTAAG GTGCGGTTTATCACCAAAATATGGCATCCTAATATTAGCTCAGTCACTGGGGCCATTTGTTTGGATATTCTGAAAGATCAATG GGCAGCAGCAATGACTCTAAGAACAGTGTTGTTATCACTGCAAGCGTTGTTGGCAGCTGCAGAACCAGATGATCCGCAAGATGCAGTAGTGGCAAACCAG TACAAACAAAATCCAGAAATGTTTAAACAGACAGCTCGACTTTGGGCACATGTGTATGCTGGAGCACCAGTTTCTAGTCCAGAATACaccaaaaaaatagaaaaccttTGTGCTATGGGCTTTGATAGG aatgCAGTAATAGTGGCCTTGTCTTCAAAATCATGGGATGTAGAGACTGCAACAGAATTACTTCTGAGTAACTGA